The following is a genomic window from Nicotiana tabacum cultivar K326 chromosome 3, ASM71507v2, whole genome shotgun sequence.
tatatatatatatatatatatatatatatacacacacacacacacacatacgtacacatacacatacacatacactatattaaaagcacgaagacccttagcaaaatgtcgtttcttttttaccctttaaaattaagttcacactgaacaaaatagtcattttattatttttttaatatttaaaaataatcatttaattaatctcctactatttaggaatagtcatttaattaatttcttaTTATATAGGAATAGTCAATTAAATATTCTCCTAATTTTTATAAACTAGAAAAGTTTTTCATTCAACTCCATTTATATTTAGGAGTACTAAATTTCTTCCTTTAGGTTTCGGAGGAGGCTTCATTAGTTAATAAAATTCTGTctaaaagttttatttttttgagttCTCCTATTAGGTTTAGGAGGGGTTTttctttagttaataaaattttacctaaaggTTTCGGTATTTCTTTAGTTAATAAAGTTTTGACGTAGGAGAGTTGGAAAAGTTTTGTACTAGCTTTTTAGGACTACTTTTTAGAAACTATATTGGGTGAAAAATGAGCCTTTTGAACTAATTTATTGATTAGGAGTCTTtattttttaacaattttttaatctatttgaattatatacaattttaccatatatatatatatatatatatttatatatatgtatgtatatttaCCCGATATTTTTAAAAGTGTATTGTGTTAAGTAGTAAAAACCTAGATATTATACCCAACAAATTAAAATCCGTTCTAATTTAGTTTTTATGGATCCGCCTCTGACAATGTGCTTTGACAAGGTTCTTTTAATCCAAGTTTACTGACAATTCCAATAATAAGGCATCAAAGGACTATCGTAGGACAACATTTCTTTATTTAATGAGTTAGCTAAATAGGACGTGtcaatatatataacttttaGGCACTTGCAGTTTTATCTTTAGTATTTCTTTTTAGTTTATAAAGAATATTTCATAATGTTAACGTTGTTTCTTAAAGTTTGTATGCAATGATACGggatacacgcgcaacgcgcgtacctTAAGACTAGTATACTAAAATGCATCTAATCTATAACTTACATCTGACAATCATTGAAACAAAAAAAGGGCAGTTCACTGCGCTAAGCTCCCACTATGCGCGGGGTCTGGGAACGGGACGGGATGGATCACATTAGGTCTACTGTACGCAACCTTACCTttcatttctgcaagaggttgttttaACGGCTTGAACTTGAGACCTCTTACCTCTTGGTCATATGGCGGAAAATTTTAGCTATGCGCCAAGGCTCCTCTTCAATTATTGGAACAAAGATACTCTTCTTTCATCTTGTCATCTTACCTTTCTGCGTTATTTGTTTAGCTTTTTGGTTTGTGAACGTACTTTGTGTGGACAGCTACATCTCATTAATTACTTACTATCCTCGGAAGGGAGGGAGGAAGGGATAAATAGAAACCAAACAGAGTTCCAAAACTAAATAATTGTACTATAAAGTTACAATACCATTTATCATAAAGCTCCATGCCAAATGTTAGGAATCCACTGCCACAATATATGAATGTACGGATgtcctttttcctttatttttcttgttttgagATTGCTCATGGGGTAGTTTTAAAGCGATTTTGGCAGAAATTTTGGAGGGGGTAGCGGAGGGGAGAGCTGCCCTCGCTCTAACACCCACTTTTCCACCTGTGCATAACTGTGCTCGAAATTGATGGAATTTAACTTTCTATGGTGAACATCAAGGAGTTCCAAAAGGCATGTGTTAGTACTGTCTGTTATAATTCCACTTAATCTTAAAATTTTGCGATAGCCATACTCATTAACGAGGAACAGCAATGAAAGGCAATGTTATGTATGCAGATTGAGCAAAAAGGGTAAGGGATAGGCTCCTTAAGCATTGCGCCTTCCATtagtaaaaatagaaaaagacCAGCTCATATTTGCACTGAgattttattctgttcccttgtCTAGACAGTAGTCTTTTGTTTTACTAGTTGTTACTTTGGTCCTGAGCTTTGTTACTTCTAATTATTCAGTGGCGTCCTTCCAGCAAGTGTTCATGAATATTTAAACAAAAATCTGTGCTATAGCAAGCTTGTTAATTTCTGATGATACTTTTAATAAATTTCTGTCACAAATATGTGTCAACATTGAACagaagaaacgatcatggcggaggaATGGAGAAGTCTCTCGTAGTGCATCTATGCCCAATTATGGTAGTAGGTATGCATTACTTGTCTTCTCTTATGGACCGGAAAGATGGAGAAAAAGTGGTGACCTCAGAGAATTGACGTATTATGGGGATTTTATATTCATAGCTTTTACAGATTGGAATTTGCTGAAATATAACTTTGTGATCTTTGCACATTGCAGAATGCCATTTTCTTCTAGAAATCTGGATAGGCGACCTTCCCTGGTTCATAGTTTCTGCACATATGACACCACCCTGAAATCTGACTTAGATTCGAGACATGGATCAGGGCAGCAGGAATTTGTTTCACAGCCAAGATACTCAATTCAACCTGAAGATGGCAAATCTGAGACCGTCTCATCTCCACTAAAAATGCAGCATAACCAATCTTTTGATTATTCTTTTCTTGAAGAAAAGAGTGATCATGCTTACAATGATAATGGAAAAGATTTGTCACAAGAGCTAACGGACCTTGTTTCAACATCCGTTGCGTGGAATTTGAAGATGCAACCTGACACACAAGAGCCTAAAGGATCCTTTGATTCGACGTCGCAGCTACATCTTAACAATATGTTTGATCACGCTTTTCCTGAGGAAAGAAGTGAAGTTGTTTGTGATGACATTGATAATAGTGTATCAGAAGAGCAAGCTGGCCACTGCACATCTTCTGTTACTTGGAATGATAAAACAGGACGTGAGAAACAAGAGTCTAGAGAATCCTTCTCTTCTCCATCCCAGATTCAGCATGATGCTTTGCTCGATTGTGCTTCCCCTGATCGGAAAGGTGATGATGAGTACAGTGATATGGGGAATAGCTTAACAGATGAACAAATTATTGCTTGCAGTGGTAAGATGAGAACTGCAGAAGTAGCGTCTAAGGAAGTCTTCTACTCTCCATTGCAGATGAATCCAAATGCTTCAGTAGAAGATGCTTCTCCTGATGAAAAGCTCTGGGTCATATCTGATGAAGAGAGTAACAATTTTCGACAAGAGCAAGTTGTTCCTAATTTACCTTTCTTAACTAGCAGTGTTAAGAATGAAGCGTTGGATCCTATAATCCTGAAGTATGATAATGATGAGAGTTTGGAAACAGGTCAAGAAAATCTACTCCTAGGTACTCAGGTATTGAATTTTGCTATATCTGAAAACATTGAACAACAAAGTTCTGAGCCTGAGGCTGCAATTATACCAAGGTCAACTTCTTATGAAAGCCAGTTTGATGACATTGAAAGTGAAACTGACAATTTTATGGATGCACTAAACACCATTGAGTCAGAGTCTGAAACTGATTTAGATTGTCAAAGAAAACGAGCAGTGGAGCTGGAATCTAGTCTGAAGACTGCATCACCCCTGAATGGAACCCTTGGAACTAGAGAAGAACTTTCTGATCGGAATTTGTCTACTAATACACCTGAAGTCGCAGCTAGAAATTCCCCTGAAAACAGTGGTTTTGGTGGTAATACCAACTTTGCATCTGCTGACTCTGACCCTGGAGCTTTCTCTTCCTCTGACAAAGTAAAATGTGAGGAAATTCCAGAGAATATCTCTTCAGAGTGTGGTGAGTTTTTATCGTCTCCTCAGATAGCTAGAACTGCTTTTAAACCAAACAGTTCTCTGGGTGTCCCTTCAATTGAAAGATCCAATATTCTGGAAGCAGCATCACAAGTAGAGCCACTTGTTAGTAATCATATCACCTCTAGCCCTAGGGGAACTGGTTCAGGATTGCCAATGGTCAACAAGATCCTGTGTGGTCCTTCTGACTCTGAAAagcccccaccccagcttctGGGCACTCCTCCAGTCAAATTCTGGACAAATGGTGGCTTGCTCGGGCTTGAGCCCTCAAAGCCGCCAGATGGTGTAATAAATACTGTTGGTCAAGTTTATGAAGCTAATCAAAATGATATAGTCAGTACATCAAGACAAGAACCTGTTCCTGTCAATCAGAAACATGCAGGAAAACGAGATATTGTGCAGAATAAGTCAACAGATAAAGCTGATAGCCAAAATTCTGCTCAAGCAGTTGGCATTTCTATTAAGAACATATCTTCAAGATTTTCAGCCAAAGATTTAGATGTCAAGCTTGAGAAGTCAAGTAACTTATACCAGCAAAATTGCACTGATAAGCCCCTACAGAGTTGTTTAAGTGGATCTGGTCTAATGACATCTAGCACAGTGGGACCGGTGAGTCTGGAATCCCAAACTATTGGAGCTGGTCAAGAGAATGGAAAGAATTCATCACGTATTCTTGAACTAGGTAATCGACTGCTTACTAATGGATTTCACGGGAAACTCTCACTTGGTTGGAATGATAACACTGATTCAGTCAGTTCCTTGAACACTGGAATTAATGAGCCAATGAATGATTACCAACATTTTGTGGGTAGAACATTTTCCGGTAGAATTAAAGACTTCCCAGGAAGTGGATCCTCGTTTACATCACCTTCTTCGTCTCCCCCGCTTGGACTTATGAAGATCTCATTCCAGCCGATAGATGGCAATGAGGCTTCGAAACTGAAACTCAGATTTCCTGATAGGAATAACATCCATGAAAACAATGGAGATATCTTTCCTTCATTTCAGCTGGTACCGGAGCCTTCGATTCCTCTGCAAGAAGCTGGTTCAGACTCGGATGA
Proteins encoded in this region:
- the LOC107812295 gene encoding protein SCAR3 isoform X1, encoding MPLVRTAARNVYGLGTPELYRDADKEDPKVVLDGFAVAGLVGILRQLGDLAEFAAEVFHGLQEQVMVTSSRSNRLVARVQKIEAALPPLEKSVLAQRNHLHFAYTAGSNWHARIRTEQNHFIYNDLPRFIMDSYEECRGPPRLHLLDKFDPGGPGSCMKRYSDPTFFKRASVGSDEEYIEKVLKEKKGRKIKKKRSWRRNGEVSRSASMPNYGSRMPFSSRNLDRRPSLVHSFCTYDTTLKSDLDSRHGSGQQEFVSQPRYSIQPEDGKSETVSSPLKMQHNQSFDYSFLEEKSDHAYNDNGKDLSQELTDLVSTSVAWNLKMQPDTQEPKGSFDSTSQLHLNNMFDHAFPEERSEVVCDDIDNSVSEEQAGHCTSSVTWNDKTGREKQESRESFSSPSQIQHDALLDCASPDRKGDDEYSDMGNSLTDEQIIACSGKMRTAEVASKEVFYSPLQMNPNASVEDASPDEKLWVISDEESNNFRQEQVVPNLPFLTSSVKNEALDPIILKYDNDESLETGQENLLLGTQVLNFAISENIEQQSSEPEAAIIPRSTSYESQFDDIESETDNFMDALNTIESESETDLDCQRKRAVELESSLKTASPLNGTLGTREELSDRNLSTNTPEVAARNSPENSGFGGNTNFASADSDPGAFSSSDKVKCEEIPENISSECGEFLSSPQIARTAFKPNSSLGVPSIERSNILEAASQVEPLVSNHITSSPRGTGSGLPMVNKILCGPSDSEKPPPQLLGTPPVKFWTNGGLLGLEPSKPPDGVINTVGQVYEANQNDIVSTSRQEPVPVNQKHAGKRDIVQNKSTDKADSQNSAQAVGISIKNISSRFSAKDLDVKLEKSSNLYQQNCTDKPLQSCLSGSGLMTSSTVGPVSLESQTIGAGQENGKNSSRILELGNRLLTNGFHGKLSLGWNDNTDSVSSLNTGINEPMNDYQHFVGRTFSGRIKDFPGSGSSFTSPSSSPPLGLMKISFQPIDGNEASKLKLRFPDRNNIHENNGDIFPSFQLVPEPSIPLQEAGSDSDDETFSRSSPDLSDDYLSHQSESNSEQWESGNSPSLKDQEVYDALQRISSTESTSTSLENGRTSQQELRPCSGLHIPFAEYFLEDCQSDNLFDLPVLDTQHSSFKHVVGNALPARDLEPLSAKESTSPPSPLPPIQWQSTQSHLDDEQDYLHNSSENHHVFDHKELGSTISHQPKPPPFKQHQVIEAAFSLKSKQPDSIDTTERKLIDHAKNNRGINEKEDFLHQIRAKSFNLRRTAPAKQAGTSGPPASVKVTAILEKANAIRQAVGSDDGEDNWSDT
- the LOC107812295 gene encoding protein SCAR3 isoform X2 yields the protein MPLVRTAARNVYGLGTPELYRDADKEDPKVVLDGFAVAGLVGILRQLGDLAEFAAEVFHGLQEQVMVTSSRSNRLVARVQKIEAALPPLEKSVLAQRNHLHFAYTAGSNWHARIRTEQNHFIYNDLPRFIMDSYEECRGPPRLHLLDKFDPGGPGSCMKRYSDPTFFKRASVGSDEEYIEKVLKEKKGRKIKKKRSWRRNGEVSRSASMPNYGSRMPFSSRNLDRRPSLVHSFCTYDTTLKSDLDSRHGSGQQEFVSQPRYSIQPEDGKSETVSSPLKMQHNQSFDYSFLEEKSDHAYNDNGKDLSQELTDLVSTSVAWNLKMQPDTQEPKGSFDSTSQLHLNNMFDHAFPEERSEVVCDDIDNSVSEEQAGHCTSSVTWNDKTGREKQESRESFSSPSQIQHDALLDCASPDRKGDDEYSDMGNSLTDEQIIACSGKMRTAEVASKEVFYSPLQMNPNASVEDASPDEKLWVISDEESNNFRQEQVVPNLPFLTSSVKNEALDPIILKYDNDESLETGQENLLLGTQVLNFAISENIEQQSSEPEAAIIPRSTSYESQFDDIESETDNFMDALNTIESESETDLDCQRKRAVELESSLKTASPLNGTLGTREELSDRNLSTNTPEVAARNSPENSGFGGNTNFASADSDPGAFSSSDKVKCEEIPENISSECGEFLSSPQIARTAFKPNSSLGVPSIERSNILEAASQVEPLVSNHITSSPRGTGSGLPMVNKILCGPSDSEKPPPQLLGTPPVKFWTNGGLLGLEPSKPPDGVINTVGQVYEANQNDIVSTSRQEPVPVNQKHAGKRDIVQNKSTDKADSQNSAQAVGISIKNISSRFSAKDLDVKLEKSSNLYQQNCTDKPLQSCLSGSGLMTSSTVGPVSLESQTIGAGQENGKNSSRILELGNRLLTNGFHGKLSLGWNDNTDSVSSLNTGINEPMNDYQHFVGRTFSGRIKDFPGSGSSFTSPSSSPPLGLMKISFQPIDGNEASKLKLRFPDRNNIHENNGDIFPSFQLVPEPSIPLQEAGSDSDDETFSRSSPDLSDDYLSHQSESNSEQWESGNSPSLKDQEVYDALQRISSTESTSTSLENGRTSQQELRPCSGLHIPFAEYFLEDCQSDNLFDLPVLDTQHSSFKHVVGNALPARDLEPLSAKESTSPPSPLPPIQWQSTQSHLDDEQDYLHNSSENHHVFDHKELGSTISHQPKPPPFKQHQVIEAAFSLKSKPDSIDTTERKLIDHAKNNRGINEKEDFLHQIRAKSFNLRRTAPAKQAGTSGPPASVKVTAILEKANAIRQAVGSDDGEDNWSDT
- the LOC107812295 gene encoding protein SCAR3 isoform X4 — its product is MDSYEECRGPPRLHLLDKFDPGGPGSCMKRYSDPTFFKRASVGSDEEYIEKVLKEKKGRKIKKKRSWRRNGEVSRSASMPNYGSRMPFSSRNLDRRPSLVHSFCTYDTTLKSDLDSRHGSGQQEFVSQPRYSIQPEDGKSETVSSPLKMQHNQSFDYSFLEEKSDHAYNDNGKDLSQELTDLVSTSVAWNLKMQPDTQEPKGSFDSTSQLHLNNMFDHAFPEERSEVVCDDIDNSVSEEQAGHCTSSVTWNDKTGREKQESRESFSSPSQIQHDALLDCASPDRKGDDEYSDMGNSLTDEQIIACSGKMRTAEVASKEVFYSPLQMNPNASVEDASPDEKLWVISDEESNNFRQEQVVPNLPFLTSSVKNEALDPIILKYDNDESLETGQENLLLGTQVLNFAISENIEQQSSEPEAAIIPRSTSYESQFDDIESETDNFMDALNTIESESETDLDCQRKRAVELESSLKTASPLNGTLGTREELSDRNLSTNTPEVAARNSPENSGFGGNTNFASADSDPGAFSSSDKVKCEEIPENISSECGEFLSSPQIARTAFKPNSSLGVPSIERSNILEAASQVEPLVSNHITSSPRGTGSGLPMVNKILCGPSDSEKPPPQLLGTPPVKFWTNGGLLGLEPSKPPDGVINTVGQVYEANQNDIVSTSRQEPVPVNQKHAGKRDIVQNKSTDKADSQNSAQAVGISIKNISSRFSAKDLDVKLEKSSNLYQQNCTDKPLQSCLSGSGLMTSSTVGPVSLESQTIGAGQENGKNSSRILELGNRLLTNGFHGKLSLGWNDNTDSVSSLNTGINEPMNDYQHFVGRTFSGRIKDFPGSGSSFTSPSSSPPLGLMKISFQPIDGNEASKLKLRFPDRNNIHENNGDIFPSFQLVPEPSIPLQEAGSDSDDETFSRSSPDLSDDYLSHQSESNSEQWESGNSPSLKDQEVYDALQRISSTESTSTSLENGRTSQQELRPCSGLHIPFAEYFLEDCQSDNLFDLPVLDTQHSSFKHVVGNALPARDLEPLSAKESTSPPSPLPPIQWQSTQSHLDDEQDYLHNSSENHHVFDHKELGSTISHQPKPPPFKQHQVIEAAFSLKSKPDSIDTTERKLIDHAKNNRGINEKEDFLHQIRAKSFNLRRTAPAKQAGTSGPPASVKVTAILEKANAIRQAVGSDDGEDNWSDT
- the LOC107812295 gene encoding protein SCAR3 isoform X3, with amino-acid sequence MDSYEECRGPPRLHLLDKFDPGGPGSCMKRYSDPTFFKRASVGSDEEYIEKVLKEKKGRKIKKKRSWRRNGEVSRSASMPNYGSRMPFSSRNLDRRPSLVHSFCTYDTTLKSDLDSRHGSGQQEFVSQPRYSIQPEDGKSETVSSPLKMQHNQSFDYSFLEEKSDHAYNDNGKDLSQELTDLVSTSVAWNLKMQPDTQEPKGSFDSTSQLHLNNMFDHAFPEERSEVVCDDIDNSVSEEQAGHCTSSVTWNDKTGREKQESRESFSSPSQIQHDALLDCASPDRKGDDEYSDMGNSLTDEQIIACSGKMRTAEVASKEVFYSPLQMNPNASVEDASPDEKLWVISDEESNNFRQEQVVPNLPFLTSSVKNEALDPIILKYDNDESLETGQENLLLGTQVLNFAISENIEQQSSEPEAAIIPRSTSYESQFDDIESETDNFMDALNTIESESETDLDCQRKRAVELESSLKTASPLNGTLGTREELSDRNLSTNTPEVAARNSPENSGFGGNTNFASADSDPGAFSSSDKVKCEEIPENISSECGEFLSSPQIARTAFKPNSSLGVPSIERSNILEAASQVEPLVSNHITSSPRGTGSGLPMVNKILCGPSDSEKPPPQLLGTPPVKFWTNGGLLGLEPSKPPDGVINTVGQVYEANQNDIVSTSRQEPVPVNQKHAGKRDIVQNKSTDKADSQNSAQAVGISIKNISSRFSAKDLDVKLEKSSNLYQQNCTDKPLQSCLSGSGLMTSSTVGPVSLESQTIGAGQENGKNSSRILELGNRLLTNGFHGKLSLGWNDNTDSVSSLNTGINEPMNDYQHFVGRTFSGRIKDFPGSGSSFTSPSSSPPLGLMKISFQPIDGNEASKLKLRFPDRNNIHENNGDIFPSFQLVPEPSIPLQEAGSDSDDETFSRSSPDLSDDYLSHQSESNSEQWESGNSPSLKDQEVYDALQRISSTESTSTSLENGRTSQQELRPCSGLHIPFAEYFLEDCQSDNLFDLPVLDTQHSSFKHVVGNALPARDLEPLSAKESTSPPSPLPPIQWQSTQSHLDDEQDYLHNSSENHHVFDHKELGSTISHQPKPPPFKQHQVIEAAFSLKSKQPDSIDTTERKLIDHAKNNRGINEKEDFLHQIRAKSFNLRRTAPAKQAGTSGPPASVKVTAILEKANAIRQAVGSDDGEDNWSDT